From a single Mesorhizobium shangrilense genomic region:
- a CDS encoding amino acid ABC transporter permease, translating to MLYPDTVEADILVHKPWFVATMFSVVFAIFLAFNLASTGFGELMRPVIGEPSQSGLYGRFAIAFVIALLFVFNVVLIGFASLRIQIAIVWFELLLLFLAFFETFHLSLPFIWEKLPFLISQGVVTTLYVSAISIIIASLIAILGAVAKLSTNGFAYAIASFYTSFFRGLPLLMQVYLIYLGLPQLGFVVGAVPAGILALSLCYGAYMTEIFRSGIQSIDRGQWEASRSMGFGFSLTMRRIILPQALPVIIPPTGNQFISMLKDSSLVSVIGVWELMFLARTLGQKTFQHMEMLISASVIYWMLSICLELIQSRIERHYARSKVR from the coding sequence ATGCTTTACCCGGATACCGTCGAAGCAGACATTCTCGTGCACAAGCCATGGTTTGTCGCGACGATGTTCAGCGTCGTCTTCGCGATCTTCCTTGCCTTCAACCTGGCCTCGACGGGCTTTGGCGAATTGATGCGCCCGGTTATCGGCGAACCATCCCAGAGCGGTCTCTATGGCAGGTTTGCCATTGCGTTCGTCATCGCACTTCTGTTCGTCTTCAATGTCGTCCTGATCGGCTTCGCCTCGCTGCGCATCCAGATCGCCATCGTCTGGTTCGAACTCCTGCTGCTCTTCCTGGCCTTCTTCGAGACCTTTCATCTCAGCCTGCCCTTCATCTGGGAAAAGCTGCCGTTTCTGATTTCCCAGGGCGTCGTGACCACCCTTTACGTCTCGGCGATCTCCATCATCATCGCCTCCCTGATCGCCATACTGGGTGCCGTCGCCAAACTGTCCACCAACGGCTTCGCCTATGCCATCGCCAGCTTCTACACATCGTTCTTTCGCGGGCTGCCGCTCCTGATGCAGGTCTATCTGATCTATCTTGGCTTGCCCCAGTTGGGCTTCGTCGTCGGCGCCGTCCCGGCCGGCATCCTGGCGCTGTCGCTGTGCTACGGAGCCTACATGACCGAGATTTTCCGATCAGGAATCCAGAGCATCGACCGTGGTCAATGGGAGGCGTCGCGCTCCATGGGCTTTGGCTTTTCGCTGACCATGCGCAGGATCATCCTGCCGCAGGCGCTTCCCGTGATCATTCCGCCGACAGGTAACCAGTTCATCTCAATGCTCAAGGACAGTTCGCTGGTATCGGTCATCGGCGTCTGGGAATTGATGTTCCTTGCCCGCACGCTCGGTCAGAAAACCTTCCAGCACATGGAAATGCTTATTTCGGCTTCGGTCATCTACTGGATGCTGTCGATCTGCCTCGAGCTGATCCAGTCTCGCATCGAACGGCACTATGCCAGGAGCAAGGTGCGATGA
- a CDS encoding aldehyde dehydrogenase, producing MKTSVKSLENSRQQLFIGGGFVAPKGGLYIPSYDPTTAKPWYELAEADASDVDAAVASARTAFADPAWRRMTQTDRGKLVYRLAQLVLEHADELALIETRDNGKLLKEMRAQMRAMPDSYTYFAGMADKLLGDTIPVNKLDMLNFNMREPLGVVGMITPWNSPLMLLTGTLAPCLAIGNTVVIKPSEHATASTLALAELVMEAGFPAGVVNVVTGTGASAGDALTRHPGIAKIVFTGSTATGRRIATNAAANLVSCQMELGGKSPHVVFADVDMDHAVNGVVSGIFAAAGQSCVAGSRCFVEASVYTRFVDALVERTKRIRVGHPLNDDTDMGPLALSAQLAKVESYVASGVHQGARIAAGGRRPQSAELADGWYFEPTVMVDASNDMDFMQEEIFGPVVGVIPFSSEEEMTALANDTRYGLSSGIWTKDIDCALRFARNVDAGTVWINTYRASSFMSANGGFKESGYGRRGGLDVMEEFSRLKNIMIDYSGAMQDPFVIRLR from the coding sequence ATGAAGACTTCAGTCAAATCGCTCGAGAATTCTCGCCAGCAGCTTTTCATCGGCGGCGGCTTTGTCGCCCCGAAAGGTGGCCTGTATATTCCCAGCTATGATCCGACGACAGCCAAGCCGTGGTATGAGCTGGCCGAGGCGGACGCCTCCGATGTCGACGCCGCCGTGGCATCCGCGCGGACGGCCTTCGCCGATCCCGCATGGCGCCGGATGACCCAGACCGACCGCGGCAAACTCGTCTATCGCCTGGCGCAACTCGTGCTGGAACATGCCGATGAACTGGCGCTGATCGAGACCCGCGACAATGGCAAGCTCCTCAAGGAGATGCGGGCGCAAATGCGCGCCATGCCGGATTCCTACACCTATTTCGCTGGGATGGCCGACAAGCTTCTGGGCGACACCATCCCCGTCAACAAGCTCGACATGCTCAACTTCAACATGCGCGAGCCGCTTGGCGTCGTCGGCATGATCACGCCATGGAATTCGCCGCTGATGCTGCTCACCGGCACCCTAGCGCCCTGCCTTGCGATCGGCAACACCGTCGTCATCAAGCCATCCGAGCACGCCACCGCCTCGACGCTGGCGCTCGCCGAACTGGTCATGGAAGCCGGGTTCCCGGCCGGCGTCGTCAATGTCGTGACCGGCACCGGCGCCAGTGCGGGCGACGCGCTGACCCGTCATCCCGGTATCGCCAAGATCGTCTTCACCGGCAGCACGGCCACTGGCCGGCGCATCGCCACCAATGCGGCCGCCAACCTGGTTTCGTGCCAGATGGAGCTCGGCGGAAAATCGCCCCATGTCGTCTTTGCCGACGTCGACATGGACCATGCCGTCAATGGCGTGGTCTCCGGCATATTTGCCGCCGCGGGTCAGAGCTGCGTTGCCGGATCACGCTGTTTCGTCGAGGCCAGTGTCTATACCCGGTTCGTCGACGCCCTGGTCGAGCGGACCAAACGAATCAGGGTCGGCCATCCCTTGAACGACGATACCGATATGGGCCCGCTGGCGCTTTCGGCGCAGCTTGCCAAGGTCGAAAGCTACGTAGCCTCCGGTGTCCATCAGGGGGCAAGGATCGCGGCCGGTGGCCGCAGGCCGCAATCCGCCGAGCTCGCGGATGGCTGGTATTTCGAGCCGACCGTCATGGTCGATGCCAGCAACGACATGGACTTCATGCAGGAGGAGATCTTTGGACCCGTCGTCGGCGTCATACCTTTCTCTTCGGAAGAGGAGATGACCGCGCTCGCCAATGACACGCGCTACGGCCTGTCGTCCGGCATCTGGACCAAGGACATCGACTGCGCGCTGCGCTTTGCCCGCAATGTCGATGCCGGAACGGTCTGGATCAACACCTATCGCGCCTCCTCCTTCATGTCGGCCAATGGCGGCTTCAAGGAAAGCGGCTATGGCCGCCGCGGTGGGCTCGACGTGATGGAGGAGTTCTCGCGCCTGAAGAACATCATGATCGATTATTCCGGGGCCATGCAGGACCCGTTCGTCATTCGCCTGCGCTGA
- a CDS encoding flavin reductase has protein sequence MLTTPQPTIDPIALRRAFGTFVTGVTVITTRDADGTPRGMTANSFTSVSLDPPLLLVCVGKAAASYAAFNASDSFAVNLLHEGQTDVSAVFASKAHDKFGSVSHDRVHTGAPILNECLTWFDCTVHNRVDAGDHVVLIGAVQAFGTSPSAPLGFCRGRYASVKDPLPPGWLASHSMIVGYLIEADGNILLRADGKGGWVLPSAKSRKAENELKLEGGDALTLLPDETFLYSVFDVADSDPGFLIYRARLSGASAAFTVPAGFKFFPLADLPYEDIPAREIRALLRRYSHERHDERFSIYMDSGDGGRLARIDGGSQPWTQGPQDAEQEKP, from the coding sequence ATGCTGACGACCCCGCAGCCGACGATCGATCCGATTGCGCTGAGAAGGGCATTCGGAACCTTCGTAACCGGCGTCACGGTCATCACCACCCGCGACGCCGATGGCACGCCGCGCGGCATGACGGCGAACTCCTTCACCTCGGTCTCGCTCGATCCGCCGCTTCTCCTGGTTTGCGTCGGCAAGGCGGCTGCCAGCTATGCGGCGTTCAACGCCTCCGATTCCTTCGCGGTCAACCTGCTGCATGAGGGGCAGACCGATGTCTCGGCGGTCTTCGCCTCGAAGGCTCATGACAAATTCGGATCGGTCAGCCATGACCGCGTCCACACCGGCGCGCCAATCCTCAACGAGTGCCTGACCTGGTTCGACTGCACCGTGCACAACCGCGTCGATGCCGGTGATCATGTCGTATTGATCGGAGCGGTGCAGGCCTTCGGCACCAGTCCTTCGGCGCCGCTCGGCTTTTGCCGAGGTCGCTATGCCTCGGTGAAGGATCCGCTGCCGCCGGGCTGGCTTGCCTCGCACTCGATGATCGTCGGCTACCTGATCGAGGCGGACGGAAACATCCTTTTGCGCGCCGACGGCAAGGGCGGCTGGGTACTTCCCAGCGCCAAGAGCCGGAAGGCGGAAAACGAACTCAAGCTCGAAGGTGGCGATGCGCTGACACTGCTGCCGGACGAGACGTTCCTCTATTCCGTCTTCGATGTCGCCGACAGCGATCCCGGCTTCCTTATCTACCGCGCCCGTCTTTCGGGCGCATCGGCCGCGTTCACCGTGCCCGCTGGGTTCAAGTTTTTTCCTCTGGCGGACCTTCCCTATGAGGACATTCCGGCGCGTGAGATTCGCGCGCTGCTGCGCCGCTACAGCCACGAGCGGCACGACGAGCGCTTCAGCATCTACATGGATTCTGGCGATGGCGGGCGTCTCGCCCGCATCGATGGCGGCTCGCAGCCATGGACACAAGGCCCCCAGGACGCCGAACAGGAAAAGCCATGA
- a CDS encoding alpha/beta hydrolase — protein sequence MAAGSFVNGDVTLNYRVDGNGPQQLFCIHGVGSYLEAWNGVVARLPGQFTVLTFDLRGHGRSARIKGRYEIDDFVNDTLALADHVGFASFHLAGFSLGGLIAQRLALTHPDRLRRLVLLATVAGRSSEERQAVLGRLAALTASQPSAHHAASLSRWLTEDFQERNPDVIAELRRRDAENDPACYAAAYRVLAETDFGGVLDQIRAPTLVITGEDDQGSNPRMARHMHHQIRGSRLEILPRLRHSILVEAPEWVAGLMADFLIEHAQRVEATSHG from the coding sequence ATGGCGGCCGGTTCCTTCGTCAACGGCGACGTCACGCTCAACTATCGTGTCGACGGGAACGGGCCACAGCAGCTGTTCTGTATTCACGGTGTCGGTTCTTATCTGGAAGCGTGGAACGGGGTCGTGGCTCGCTTGCCGGGGCAATTCACGGTGCTGACATTCGATCTTCGTGGTCACGGCCGGTCGGCGCGTATCAAGGGTCGTTACGAAATCGACGATTTCGTCAATGACACGCTGGCCTTGGCCGACCATGTCGGCTTCGCAAGCTTTCACTTGGCCGGCTTCTCGCTGGGTGGCCTGATCGCCCAGCGCCTAGCGCTTACCCATCCCGATCGGCTCCGCCGGCTCGTGCTGCTGGCGACCGTTGCCGGACGTTCATCGGAGGAACGCCAGGCGGTTCTCGGCCGTCTTGCCGCCCTGACCGCCAGCCAGCCGAGCGCCCATCATGCCGCATCGCTGTCGCGCTGGCTGACGGAGGATTTTCAGGAGCGCAATCCGGATGTGATTGCCGAGCTGCGCCGCCGCGACGCCGAAAACGATCCGGCATGCTACGCCGCCGCGTATCGGGTGCTGGCCGAGACCGATTTCGGCGGCGTTCTAGACCAGATCAGGGCGCCGACGCTTGTTATCACCGGCGAGGACGACCAGGGATCCAACCCGCGCATGGCGCGCCACATGCACCATCAGATCCGTGGTTCGCGGCTGGAGATCCTGCCGAGATTGCGGCATTCGATCCTTGTCGAGGCGCCCGAATGGGTTGCCGGCCTCATGGCGGACTTTCTGATCGAACACGCGCAACGGGTGGAGGCGACCAGCCATGGATAA
- a CDS encoding helix-turn-helix domain-containing protein has product MNQPSQILSLRDAASLINSGGDLGTVLRDLVLAACRHAKWTMGSIMSIDASHGHAYVIVRHDPTLIQRPLPDRWELATSPSIIALKRNEPVYIRDARVSEEFSGYRKEAFERDYRSVLVMPMNCVDEAGRPMVLSVVSREIMDVTADDIAFIGMIVHLGEIAVEKQHKLRDEKRAAERLQKALQAHTSLLQQALAESSVPSLAEKISALVPNPVVVVDFTANLIVASRTPSEKHFDDAAWQLAANTTLHRQIMKVARSAVDRPQNEAHTFFLDDGTRRLRVSAKIEPLSVDAEAVGALVVFAMQEPFSQLDLLLLDSAKFALSVQMMRSFIRFRFETRTLTDLFMEVVENRWHDATDVMQRAQRLGIGLASPRQMIVVDLPEAAQGSAGRSVDPHHAVIRLLQQNSVAAGIIVVDNGLVCLIPPELGDDKERIAKLLRKIAEELGRYFGQEPFVVLSGLCTKLSDYPAAWDRCRRMIRIGRSFGRTGVFASQDFGPLPMLVAAADVEDVRGFVQDSVGAIADHDRQHGTPYMETLFSYLREGCRSQACADAMGLHVTTLRYRLARIQELFGVDLDTPERRFAFELAIRLREVIDNRGSP; this is encoded by the coding sequence TTGGCCGCCTGCCGGCACGCCAAATGGACGATGGGCTCGATCATGAGCATCGACGCGTCACACGGCCATGCCTACGTCATCGTCCGGCATGACCCGACCTTGATCCAGCGTCCATTGCCCGATCGTTGGGAACTCGCCACCAGCCCGTCGATCATCGCCCTGAAACGGAACGAGCCGGTCTACATCCGCGACGCCCGGGTTTCAGAGGAGTTCTCCGGCTATCGCAAGGAGGCGTTCGAACGCGATTACCGCAGCGTCCTGGTCATGCCGATGAATTGCGTCGACGAGGCGGGACGGCCGATGGTGCTCAGCGTCGTCTCCCGCGAGATCATGGACGTTACGGCAGACGATATCGCTTTCATCGGCATGATCGTCCATCTCGGTGAGATCGCGGTCGAGAAACAGCACAAGCTGCGCGACGAAAAGCGCGCGGCGGAACGGCTGCAGAAAGCCTTGCAGGCGCATACGTCGCTTCTGCAGCAGGCCCTGGCGGAAAGCTCGGTGCCTTCGCTTGCCGAAAAGATCAGCGCGCTGGTTCCCAACCCTGTGGTGGTTGTCGATTTCACCGCCAACCTGATCGTCGCCAGCCGCACGCCAAGCGAAAAGCATTTCGACGACGCGGCCTGGCAGCTTGCTGCAAACACGACCTTGCACCGGCAGATCATGAAGGTCGCGCGATCGGCTGTGGATCGACCGCAAAACGAGGCTCACACGTTCTTCCTAGACGACGGTACGCGCCGGCTTCGCGTCAGCGCGAAGATCGAACCTTTGAGCGTGGACGCGGAAGCCGTTGGCGCCTTGGTCGTCTTCGCCATGCAAGAACCGTTCAGCCAGTTGGACCTGCTCTTGCTGGACAGCGCCAAATTCGCGCTCAGCGTCCAGATGATGCGCAGCTTCATCCGCTTCCGGTTCGAAACGCGCACGCTGACGGACCTGTTCATGGAGGTCGTCGAGAACCGCTGGCATGATGCCACCGATGTGATGCAGCGAGCTCAGCGGCTTGGTATCGGGCTGGCGTCACCACGCCAGATGATCGTCGTCGACCTGCCTGAAGCAGCGCAGGGCAGCGCCGGACGTTCTGTCGATCCGCATCACGCCGTGATCCGGCTGCTGCAGCAGAATTCGGTCGCGGCCGGCATCATCGTTGTCGACAACGGCCTCGTCTGTCTGATCCCGCCCGAACTGGGCGACGACAAGGAGCGTATCGCCAAACTGCTGCGCAAGATCGCCGAGGAACTGGGACGCTATTTCGGCCAGGAGCCGTTCGTCGTTCTTTCGGGTCTCTGTACGAAGCTTTCAGACTATCCGGCGGCGTGGGATCGCTGCCGGCGGATGATCCGCATTGGCCGCTCGTTTGGCCGCACCGGCGTGTTTGCCAGCCAGGATTTCGGTCCGTTGCCGATGCTGGTCGCGGCCGCCGATGTCGAGGATGTGCGCGGCTTCGTGCAAGACAGTGTCGGCGCGATCGCCGACCATGATCGCCAGCACGGCACGCCGTACATGGAAACGCTGTTTTCCTATCTGCGCGAAGGTTGCCGCAGCCAGGCCTGCGCCGACGCGATGGGCCTGCACGTGACCACATTGCGATACCGGCTGGCGCGCATCCAGGAACTGTTCGGCGTCGATCTCGATACGCCCGAACGGCGCTTTGCTTTTGAACTCGCCATCCGCTTGCGCGAGGTCATCGACAACCGCGGCTCCCCATAA
- a CDS encoding transporter substrate-binding domain-containing protein: MKTSAKLTTLAASLAFALATLPAYAGAVLDRVVAAGTLKVATDANWAPQSFLNANNELDGFDVDVAKEIGKRIGVKVEFLTPGWDIITAGNWVGRWDMHVGSMTPTKKRAEIFDFPAVYYYTPAAVAVHKDSKATSLSDLDGKVVGATTTSTFEAYAKKDLTLDAAGAPPFEYKLNPKTVHSYENSTTAFDDLRIGDGVRLDAVVSSLPSILDAVKAGYPIKQIGEPVFYEPLAVAIEHGDPEFSAKIADAVKAMKGDGTLSTLSKKWYGVDYSVVK, translated from the coding sequence ATGAAAACATCAGCTAAACTGACTACGCTGGCGGCTTCGCTGGCTTTTGCCTTGGCGACGCTTCCGGCCTACGCCGGAGCCGTGCTCGACCGCGTCGTGGCGGCCGGCACGCTGAAGGTCGCCACCGACGCCAATTGGGCGCCGCAGTCCTTCCTCAATGCGAACAATGAACTGGACGGCTTCGATGTCGACGTGGCCAAGGAGATTGGCAAGCGCATCGGGGTCAAGGTTGAATTCCTGACGCCGGGCTGGGACATCATCACCGCCGGCAACTGGGTCGGCCGCTGGGACATGCATGTCGGCTCGATGACACCCACCAAGAAGCGGGCCGAGATTTTCGATTTTCCTGCCGTTTACTACTACACTCCAGCCGCCGTTGCCGTTCACAAGGACAGCAAGGCCACGTCGTTGAGTGATCTGGATGGCAAGGTTGTCGGCGCGACGACGACATCGACCTTCGAAGCCTATGCCAAGAAGGATCTGACGCTCGACGCGGCCGGCGCTCCGCCATTTGAGTACAAGCTCAATCCGAAAACCGTGCATTCCTACGAGAACTCCACCACGGCATTCGACGACCTGCGGATCGGGGATGGCGTTCGGCTCGACGCCGTCGTTTCGTCCCTGCCCAGCATCCTTGATGCCGTGAAGGCCGGCTATCCGATCAAGCAGATTGGCGAACCGGTGTTTTATGAACCGCTGGCCGTCGCCATCGAACACGGCGATCCTGAATTCTCGGCCAAGATCGCCGATGCGGTGAAGGCCATGAAAGGAGACGGCACGCTCAGCACGTTGTCCAAGAAATGGTACGGGGTGGACTATTCGGTCGTGAAATAG
- a CDS encoding LLM class flavin-dependent oxidoreductase codes for MKFAVSLTMERFSPDMPMSKVKSNLLELAQMADEGGFETLWTAEHHTIECTISPNPLMTLTWLAQHTQQIRLGTSTLVAPYWSPIRLAGEAALCDHLTGGRLEFGIARGSYQYEFDRMAGGMQQQEGVAYLKELVPAVKKLWAEDYAHDGHYWKFPLAAGVPKPLQTPHPPIWVAARDPGTFDWAVGIGANILSTPLSAPAAEIAVLGEKFRKAAADHPEVPRPRLMMQRRTCIYDRPDEWEVAVRHAIDYGRAFENLFQNIGTVENGFPEAVPYESVKGKDNYNPESIRKNLMFGTPDEIIEKLEDYEAAGVDQYCLGLTFNLPFELQKKTIKLFVDEVMPHFAERDRAKAVAVGR; via the coding sequence ATGAAATTTGCAGTGTCGCTGACTATGGAGCGCTTCTCGCCCGACATGCCGATGTCGAAGGTGAAGAGCAATCTGCTCGAACTGGCTCAAATGGCTGACGAGGGTGGCTTCGAGACGCTGTGGACCGCCGAGCATCACACGATCGAATGCACCATCTCGCCCAATCCGCTGATGACTCTGACCTGGCTGGCGCAGCACACCCAGCAGATCCGGCTCGGCACCTCGACACTGGTAGCGCCTTACTGGAGCCCGATCCGGTTGGCCGGCGAGGCGGCGCTTTGCGACCATCTGACCGGCGGCCGGTTGGAGTTCGGCATTGCCCGCGGCTCCTACCAGTACGAGTTCGACCGCATGGCCGGCGGCATGCAGCAGCAGGAGGGCGTTGCCTATCTGAAGGAGTTGGTGCCGGCGGTGAAAAAACTGTGGGCCGAGGACTATGCGCATGACGGCCACTACTGGAAATTTCCGCTCGCTGCCGGCGTACCCAAGCCCTTGCAGACGCCGCATCCGCCGATCTGGGTCGCGGCTCGTGACCCCGGCACATTCGACTGGGCCGTCGGCATCGGCGCGAACATTCTGTCGACACCGCTTTCAGCACCGGCCGCCGAGATTGCCGTGCTCGGCGAAAAATTCCGCAAGGCGGCCGCCGATCACCCGGAAGTGCCGCGCCCACGCCTGATGATGCAGCGCCGCACCTGCATCTACGACAGGCCGGATGAATGGGAAGTCGCGGTCCGGCACGCCATCGACTATGGGCGCGCCTTCGAGAACTTGTTCCAGAACATAGGCACGGTGGAGAACGGTTTCCCCGAAGCTGTCCCTTACGAAAGCGTCAAGGGCAAAGACAACTACAACCCAGAGAGCATCCGCAAGAACCTGATGTTCGGCACGCCCGACGAGATCATCGAGAAGCTTGAGGACTACGAGGCGGCGGGCGTCGATCAATACTGCCTTGGGCTCACTTTCAATCTGCCGTTCGAGCTGCAGAAAAAGACGATCAAACTGTTCGTTGACGAGGTCATGCCGCACTTCGCCGAGCGGGATCGCGCCAAGGCTGTCGCGGTGGGGCGTTGA
- a CDS encoding amino acid ABC transporter ATP-binding protein has product MSAQPIIEAKAVSKWYGQFHALKDINLTVHKGERIVICGPSGSGKSTLIRCFNRLEAHQAGDIRVNGIHLHPRMKNVAEVRSNVGMVFQHFNLFPHMTVLMNCMAGPMWVKGVSAAEARKTALQFLERVRIPEQANKFPVQLSGGQQQRVAIARSLCMKPAVMLFDEPTSALDPEMVSEVLDTMTGLARDGMTMVCVTHEMGFARAVADRVIFMDAGQIVEEGKPDSFFGSPQHARTRLFLSQILKH; this is encoded by the coding sequence ATGAGCGCGCAACCGATCATTGAAGCCAAGGCCGTTTCCAAATGGTACGGTCAATTCCATGCGCTGAAGGACATCAACCTGACGGTCCACAAGGGCGAACGCATCGTCATCTGCGGGCCGTCCGGTTCGGGCAAGTCCACCCTGATCCGCTGCTTCAATCGCCTCGAAGCGCATCAGGCTGGCGACATCCGCGTAAACGGCATCCATCTCCATCCAAGGATGAAGAACGTCGCCGAAGTGCGCAGCAATGTCGGCATGGTCTTCCAGCACTTTAACCTGTTTCCGCATATGACTGTGCTGATGAACTGCATGGCCGGTCCGATGTGGGTCAAAGGCGTCTCGGCGGCGGAAGCACGCAAGACCGCCCTCCAGTTCCTGGAGCGCGTGCGCATCCCCGAACAGGCCAACAAATTCCCGGTGCAACTGTCCGGCGGCCAGCAGCAGCGCGTCGCGATTGCACGGAGCCTGTGCATGAAGCCGGCGGTGATGCTCTTCGACGAGCCGACGTCGGCACTCGATCCCGAAATGGTGTCGGAAGTGCTGGACACTATGACCGGCCTCGCGCGCGACGGCATGACCATGGTTTGCGTTACTCATGAAATGGGTTTTGCCCGCGCGGTTGCCGACCGCGTGATCTTCATGGATGCAGGCCAGATCGTCGAGGAAGGCAAGCCGGACAGCTTCTTCGGGAGCCCTCAGCACGCCCGGACCAGGCTGTTTCTCAGCCAGATTTTGAAACACTGA
- a CDS encoding carboxymuconolactone decarboxylase family protein, which translates to MDNELQKAGEAVRRAVLGDDYVDRAIGNADDFSRPFQDILNEYCWGTCWTDEALDLKQRSLLNLGMLAALGRMHEFGVHFRGAMRNGLSDEELRAALIQIAVYCGIPAGVESFRIARAVRDEMKAEPG; encoded by the coding sequence ATGGATAACGAGCTGCAGAAAGCCGGCGAAGCAGTTCGGCGTGCTGTTCTCGGCGACGATTATGTCGATCGCGCAATCGGCAACGCCGACGACTTCTCACGGCCCTTCCAGGATATCCTCAACGAGTATTGCTGGGGCACATGCTGGACGGACGAGGCGCTCGACCTCAAGCAGCGCAGCCTGCTCAATCTCGGCATGCTGGCGGCTTTGGGGCGGATGCATGAATTCGGCGTGCATTTCCGCGGTGCGATGCGCAACGGTCTGAGCGACGAGGAGCTCCGTGCCGCGTTGATCCAGATCGCCGTCTATTGCGGCATTCCGGCCGGCGTCGAGAGCTTTCGTATCGCGCGCGCGGTTCGCGACGAGATGAAGGCCGAACCGGGATGA